A genomic segment from Salvia splendens isolate huo1 chromosome 13, SspV2, whole genome shotgun sequence encodes:
- the LOC121760142 gene encoding uncharacterized protein LOC121760142 isoform X1 encodes MLGWFRNRKNLGLQYTKDKPPEHSRCDLCYHDFHFPCRTNCGHWLCGTCVLRFSRLIDDFRKFKCPRVMCESQVYNLVPHSPLMIQPGKEVAEVLGEILLFNREHKKQVDLLQCMKGILYYLIFDNMQLSYLLIQTAYAIYDFRFWPTEGTEFRVVQMLRCALFALFIWLNIWMDRRLRR; translated from the exons ATGTTGGGTTGGTTCAGAAACCGCAAGAATTTGGGCTTACAATATACCAAGGATAAGCCGCCGGAACATTCGCGCTGCGACCTCTGCTATCATGACTTCCACTTTCCATGCCGGACTAACTGTGGCCATTGGCTTTGCG GCACCTGCGTTCTTCGATTTTCGAGACTCATTGATGATTTCCGAAAGTTCAAgtgtcctagggttatgtgtgAATCCCAGGTATATAATCTTGTTCCCCATTCACCTCTAATGATTCAGCCAGGAAAAGAAGTTGCTGAGGTCCTCGGAGAGATCCTGCTATTTAATCGTGAACATAAG AAACAGGTTGATCTGCTCCAGTGCATGAAAGGAATCTTGTACTACTTGATATTTGACAATATGCAGTTATCTTAT CTGCTGATACAAACTGCCTACGCAATATATGACTTCCGTTTTTGGCCAACTG AAGGGACTGAATTCCGAGTAGTTCAAATGCTGAGATGTGCCCTGTTTGCACTTTTTATTTGGTTGAATATTTGGATGGATAGGCGACTAAGGAGATAG
- the LOC121760142 gene encoding uncharacterized protein LOC121760142 isoform X3, with amino-acid sequence MLGWFRNRKNLGLQYTKDKPPEHSRCDLCYHDFHFPCRTNCGHWLCGTCVLRFSRLIDDFRKFKCPRVMCESQKQVDLLQCMKGILYYLIFDNMQLSYLLIQTAYAIYDFRFWPTEGTEFRVVQMLRCALFALFIWLNIWMDRRLRR; translated from the exons ATGTTGGGTTGGTTCAGAAACCGCAAGAATTTGGGCTTACAATATACCAAGGATAAGCCGCCGGAACATTCGCGCTGCGACCTCTGCTATCATGACTTCCACTTTCCATGCCGGACTAACTGTGGCCATTGGCTTTGCG GCACCTGCGTTCTTCGATTTTCGAGACTCATTGATGATTTCCGAAAGTTCAAgtgtcctagggttatgtgtgAATCCCAG AAACAGGTTGATCTGCTCCAGTGCATGAAAGGAATCTTGTACTACTTGATATTTGACAATATGCAGTTATCTTAT CTGCTGATACAAACTGCCTACGCAATATATGACTTCCGTTTTTGGCCAACTG AAGGGACTGAATTCCGAGTAGTTCAAATGCTGAGATGTGCCCTGTTTGCACTTTTTATTTGGTTGAATATTTGGATGGATAGGCGACTAAGGAGATAG
- the LOC121760142 gene encoding uncharacterized protein LOC121760142 isoform X4, whose amino-acid sequence MLGWFRNRKNLGLQYTKDKPPEHSRCDLCYHDFHFPCRTNCGHWLCGTCVLRFSRLIDDFRKFKCPRVMCESQVDLLQCMKGILYYLIFDNMQLSYLLIQTAYAIYDFRFWPTEGTEFRVVQMLRCALFALFIWLNIWMDRRLRR is encoded by the exons ATGTTGGGTTGGTTCAGAAACCGCAAGAATTTGGGCTTACAATATACCAAGGATAAGCCGCCGGAACATTCGCGCTGCGACCTCTGCTATCATGACTTCCACTTTCCATGCCGGACTAACTGTGGCCATTGGCTTTGCG GCACCTGCGTTCTTCGATTTTCGAGACTCATTGATGATTTCCGAAAGTTCAAgtgtcctagggttatgtgtgAATCCCAG GTTGATCTGCTCCAGTGCATGAAAGGAATCTTGTACTACTTGATATTTGACAATATGCAGTTATCTTAT CTGCTGATACAAACTGCCTACGCAATATATGACTTCCGTTTTTGGCCAACTG AAGGGACTGAATTCCGAGTAGTTCAAATGCTGAGATGTGCCCTGTTTGCACTTTTTATTTGGTTGAATATTTGGATGGATAGGCGACTAAGGAGATAG
- the LOC121760142 gene encoding uncharacterized protein LOC121760142 isoform X2, whose translation MLGWFRNRKNLGLQYTKDKPPEHSRCDLCYHDFHFPCRTNCGHWLCGTCVLRFSRLIDDFRKFKCPRVMCESQVYNLVPHSPLMIQPGKEVAEVLGEILLFNREHKVDLLQCMKGILYYLIFDNMQLSYLLIQTAYAIYDFRFWPTEGTEFRVVQMLRCALFALFIWLNIWMDRRLRR comes from the exons ATGTTGGGTTGGTTCAGAAACCGCAAGAATTTGGGCTTACAATATACCAAGGATAAGCCGCCGGAACATTCGCGCTGCGACCTCTGCTATCATGACTTCCACTTTCCATGCCGGACTAACTGTGGCCATTGGCTTTGCG GCACCTGCGTTCTTCGATTTTCGAGACTCATTGATGATTTCCGAAAGTTCAAgtgtcctagggttatgtgtgAATCCCAGGTATATAATCTTGTTCCCCATTCACCTCTAATGATTCAGCCAGGAAAAGAAGTTGCTGAGGTCCTCGGAGAGATCCTGCTATTTAATCGTGAACATAAG GTTGATCTGCTCCAGTGCATGAAAGGAATCTTGTACTACTTGATATTTGACAATATGCAGTTATCTTAT CTGCTGATACAAACTGCCTACGCAATATATGACTTCCGTTTTTGGCCAACTG AAGGGACTGAATTCCGAGTAGTTCAAATGCTGAGATGTGCCCTGTTTGCACTTTTTATTTGGTTGAATATTTGGATGGATAGGCGACTAAGGAGATAG